In Microplitis demolitor isolate Queensland-Clemson2020A chromosome 10, iyMicDemo2.1a, whole genome shotgun sequence, the sequence CTCTTTCCATGCCCGAAAGATATAAAGCCTTAATAGACATACAGTTTCAGTCTTCTTTATACTTTTAGACACATCGGATCTGTTATTTCTATCGACTAGTGTTATTCAAACTATAGTATAGTACCTGATTACTggagaatgaaaaaaagtttttctactggattagtaattttattacttatatcgAGTAAGGTTTCTTTAATAACttattgcataaaaaaatttttgtaataaccTCGAAATTTATGCCATTAAGCACGTATAGTCGGCAGCTTAAAATACTAGACATGACACAGCgggtgataaaaatattttgtaattgcAAGTACAATAGTCAGCGTGCAAAAAACATCCTATTGATTCATTGAGTCATGTcgtaacaaaatattttattatatattttcaagcgCTCTTTATTACCTGCCGTCGATAGGGACTTATTGCGCATTTTTTACGAAATCGCACTTGATGCATAAACTACTATTGAAACATAATTGAtgtttattcataaatttattttatttaaggagCTGATTGGACTGTAGGGCGTGGTCACGGTTCTCACGGTTCTCACGGATCTCACGGATCCTTTCACGGATTTGGTAGATCACATTCAGTATCTTCACACGCTTcatgtatgtaaaaattttaagcaatTAATATTAGATGTTTTAAGTGGAAAATaccaattattgataaatttattcacttaTAGCCTCTGGACATTCTGGATCTTCGGGACACTCTGAATCTTCAGGACATTCAAGTTACTCTGGATACCACCCACGATACTACGGATCTCGTGGTCACCGATCTTCAAATTCTTCTGCTATATCAATAGTTTCATACAAACCATCCTACTTGATTGCAACATCATTAGCCTGCATTCTTTGGACATTATaatgaatattgaaattattaattaagtacaaaacttgaaattataaattttgaaaggaATCAGATATTCTTAATTTTAGACGCTTATTTTTGCTAAACTATGATAAAGTTATgacgtaaaaattattttatttgttcttATTGTTGACACTTCTTAACTGtgacagggtaattttaatgaacataaataaataaataaatttgaatttgaatttcgttcccgccataaccggccgatgacctcgtaagttacgagtagtgttgcgactagtcaccgggtgtcgcatagatcactaaggcccgtccgttcgtcatttcctttaGTTTAAGaaagtgggaataggtttccggagAAGTGGACGGGAGTGAAAagatataatggactgcggaacaAAAAGAAGTGAAGAGTTGTCCAGGCGACGAGAACCAACGGACGCAAACTTAGCATCatcaaagtaaatatatacgtccgttcacgcttcacgtggaacgaggcgataattaatttatatttaactgtttaattaattattaggcctttaggccgataattataataatcgataacttaacaaaatattaatgcgTACTGTTCCTTGACAGATTACCAATTGAAATTCCTGGGtgacgagagagagagagagtgcaGACCAGCGGAGAGAAACTTAGAGGAGGCGACGAGACCACTTGATACCTTCTCATCGTGACTGTTGGAGTTTCCTCgaggtaaaaattataattaattaaggcctctaacttaaataattgagggccgaattaattataattaatttacttaatatctttctGCTGGTTTCGCGATATTAGATTGATATTTCAAGGCCCGTCGGCTAGTGTAATCACGCGTCTCGGAGTCCCGAAATTTACGTAAAATCTTTGCCGTGTACTCGTCGTTCTGTTGtaactcgaaatttatttcattcgaggcctctcggctggaataaaataaatttttccgtataaattattcaataaataaattcaataattttaataaaagtattcaggcctgtcggccgctctagacaaaATTTTGTCCGCGTGTAAGATCATAAATTAAGGCCTTGCGACACCAATTGACCGGCCGAATGTTCTAGTAAATTTAagacgtaattctagtcgtaaaattagtcataaaataattataaaataatgttaaaataattctaattaaaattataaaatcaaaaataagacgctagaaaaattacgataaaattgtgTCGAGTAAAACTTAAGAATGGATTATTTTCTCAGTAAATTAAGTTgagtaagaataattattagaaaatttcgagtaaattaaatatatagatattggAAGCAAATGTTAAGGGAAATTtgtcagtaaaaattaattaattaataattaaaataaaaccaaaattaattaattaataaatataattgaattaaataagacagtgaaaattaataaatgaattaaataaatcagggaaaataaataagaattaaatagttgtgaaatttttatactggaaattttattggtgaaatttttatgtcgagtttagaaattgagtaaaagaaaatgaagtcatgaattaaataaagtaaagttgagtcaataattttaagtaaagaaaaactgtgtctgtgatttaggtccggtggacatgataaggttattttaaataattatacatccaggggatgtttttaaattgaagttaaggcttaccgtccaggggacgagataatttaagtgggtgtgtgggtgcGTGGGTGtagtaaccgtccaggggacgaggaaaatttagtttgtcataagtaaccgtccaggggacgaggaatttagtttgccataagtaaccgtccaggggacgaggaatttagtttgtcataaggaatcatagtttgtcataagtaaataattattgtcaaaaagttaagaaaataaagcaaggtgcttaaattaaataaaatttgaattaacattatttcagcctactctacgattcctcttctcactcacaaaatattacaaacgaccctgagtaataaataaaattaatttaattgaaataaaatcatataacatccggttctggaaggccgagtccatcttccagtggcgccctaatattcgactataatactaggtgcgaccagacttggcaagattagtctctctgtcatatAACATATTCATAATATTTCGTACACTCAGAGGTGGCATGTATTCAGTTATCTTTATGGTTTCATGACTACTGATATTAGAAGATAGTCTTAATGAAAGAGATAATcgtttttagatttttaagaTCGTTGAGTAATGTgagttaataatatttcaatgaggacatttatttaatgctaCACATAAAGAATAAATCTATAATCATAGAACAGAATGATTTCatcattttgttatttagtaattttaaatgtaagttGAGACAGTATTCCACTTTAAGCGCTTGAAGGCTattatttatggatttttaataatattataaataaagatatacATGTAGTGTTTGTTACGCTTAATATGTGCactattgaaatatatttaacaaaatttattatatattttattcactatCAACATATAAAAACACCATTCGAATAGACCGCCTCGAGTAGGTGGGTCTGTGCTTAGtgttaaaatcttaaaaatagaccatcTGAAACAGACCATTCTTAGATTCAATATATTAGAAACGCCGGCTGAGCTAGAATGTTTATGCATAtgcaaaaataacaaattagcgacgaaaaaaaaaaagcaattggTTATTGGAATGACAATGAAATGATTACATGTTCTAATCGACTAAGATAAATTTTCGATCACGGTAATTATTCGTTTTAGTCGATGacaaaattgtaatttaaaatcgatttcaaaattacacACACACAATACTAAAAAGCAgaagataattattgaataaaaaaaaaattttcaatgtaaGGTAAAAGTCCCCATTATTGACACTATAAGAGTGTCTGTgattattcgaatttttttattgtatataaaattaatatcatcaatttttttgcattggACGTTTTAATTGATGCCTATGCTTGtatatttgaattcttttacttaaatagcaataaatcaaatataaaatatagtaatttaaaaccaTTAACTCGAGTGTAGGTATTATTGACAGGGTAAAATAGTATCAGAGCCAACTATTGACATACGATTGTCCCTATTATTGACTGGTCTAATGCGCATGCGcatcagtttaaaaaaactgattcAAGACCACCGTCAATTAggtacaaataaattataaatatttgttttgtaCCGCGATTAGTTTACCGCAGTAATGGCAGTAATTTGATAATGGTTGATGCGATGATTTAtagtaaatacaaaaaaaataaatgcgaGTCTGGCTCGAGTAATGAAAACCAAAAAAGTACAATGATCTTAGGTACTTTATTTAACTGAGCTTGCTGCTCTTTACAAGTCTGGTGAGTTactgatacaaaaaattatatttaaaaataattgaagttttttGGAGGCGGATTTATTTTAGTGGCGAAAAGTGACCAAGGAAAAATGCGAGGAAATCATTGGGCAGCTAAGGGCAAGAAGGTGGAAAGAGGGATAATGTGTCTTGCCATTGGTACTTGGCTAGGTTTGTAGGTGGGCATCTAACTGGGACCGATGGAGTTTAGGTAGGGAGGTCAGAGTTGAGCCATGCGGGTACTTGAGGACAAGGAAGTTATGATTTATGAGGGGCTTAAGGGATTAGAGCCATAATATTTTGACCGTAGAGAGAACTTTGGAAAGGAAACAGGATTGCAAttatacaagaaaaaattagcTGTACAACAGCCATTTTTATGGAGCAGATGCTTTTAacaatactttaaaaatagtaacatTGGGATGTTAAGGTCTGGGAAGCAGGACTAAGTGCTTGGAAATTCCCAAGTGTGCCctagtaatataaaaaatcggcttaaaatgtatttacaatCGTTTCCTTAAGATAAGAAATTTCAGTGACAAAAAATGgaagttttgtaaaatataacttagtaagattaaaaatatttcccagagtaataaattataattttttcttaaatataataaattttgtttgcatgagtaaagttaaaaatatgtaaatggatcaatataaaaataaggttttgaaataaattatatgggCAAGGTTGCGACGAAACATGCCGCCCCCCTTGAACTATTTAGTTCAATCTTGATGAGCTGTGGAGTCGTCTTCGAATGGTAGCGGGCACAGCTTCTTGGTGCAGCGCTCGTATTCCCCTTTGGCAGTTTTGATCGTCGCGGCTCGTACGACACCGTCTCGACCGGGATGAACTGCAATAATGCGATCTACGGGCCATTGAAGCGGTGGCAGATTGTCTTCTGAAATCAAAACCAGCGTGCCTACTTCTAAATTGGATGATTTTTGGCAATGAGACGGACGCATGATGAGCTGATGCAGGTACTCCTTGTACCATCGCTTCCAAAAGTGTTGCTTCATTTGTTGAGCATGCTGCCACGCAGACAACCGGTTAGACTGGGTGTCAGTGAAATCAACCTGTGGAAAAGTTGTCAGTGGACTACTAATAAGGAAATGGCCAGGTGTTAAAGGCAGGAGGTCGTTAGGATCGGACGATAATGGGGAAATCGGACGAGAATTTAGTATTGCCTCTATTTCTATTAGGTACGTTTCCAACTGATCGTAGGTTAACAGAGTATCTCCTACAGttcttataaaatgttttttaaaggATTTAACTGCGGCCTCCCAGAGCCCTCCAAAATGAGGTGCCCTGGAGGGGGGGGGGATAAAATGCCAATTAATCTTTTGTTGATGCATAAAATGCTGCATTGCAGTTTTATGTTCTGAGGAATGAAGCAAAGCGTATAGCTCATTGAGCTCACGACTGGCACCTACAAAATTGGTACCATTGTCTGAATAAATATCGGTAGACTTTCCACGCCTTGCAAAAAGGCGCTTGAGGCTGGCTATAAATGCATCCGTAGTAAGATCGGTGACTAATTCGAGGTGAACCGCTTTCGTagacatacatacataaacaGCGACATAGACCTTGAGTTTTTGACGATTACGATGCCTTCGTTCTTTCATATATAGCGGCCCACAGTAATCAACTCCAACGTGCAGGAAAGGACGTGATTGGGATACCCGATAGGAAGGTAAATCGCCAATAATGTGATCAGCGAGCTTAGGTTTGGCtcgaaaacattttaaacatttatatatgattttccGAGTAATGTTACGACTGTTTAGAGGCCAGTAAACTTGGCGCAAAGAGTACAAAGTAGTTTGAGTCCCGGCGTGATTTAGGTGTACGTGTTCTTCGCGTATGATCGTGCGTGTGATGTGGTGATCACTGGGAAGTACCATTGGATGACGCTGCCCCTCAGGTAACTCCGATAAAGCAAGTCTGCCGCCTACCCGTAGAATGCCATTGGAGTCAAGGAAGGGATTTAAGGGAATTAATTTACTACCATCGCGGATAGGAATACCCTTCttcaaacaatttatttcgGTAGCAAAAGAAGCGATCTGGATCATTTTGACTATGGTATCGCGGGCAGCCTTCATTTCTACAGGAGTTAAGTGGTCGCGGATACGCTGAGGCTCCTTGCATcttaagttattaataaagcGAAGAAGGTGAGCGACGAGGCGAGTTGTCTTTTCAAATGATTTGTATCGCTCAATCAAATTATGACCGCGTAATTCTAGCTTCATGCAAGTGTTGATGGAGATATCAGGTTTTAAGTCAGGCAGATCGATATGAGCTAAAATAGTCTTAGGCCACAATACTTGCTCCTTCCAAAGCCAGGAAGGACCTCGTTGCCAGATCTCTCCTTGGACGAATTCAGATGGAAGTTGGCCGCGAGATACAAGATCCGCGGGGTTATCAAGTGAGGCAACATGACGCCAATGGCAAGCGCTTGTTAGTCTCTGAATTTCAGCAACGCGATTTGAGACAAATGTTTTTAAGCGATGCGGGGGAGTGTTTAGCCAATGCAAGGCTATTGTAGAATCAGACCACAAAAAAATCTCATCGATGTTAATTAAGAGTGCTTGTTGTACTGTATGGAATAAGCGAGCAAGTAAAAGAGCACCGCAAAGCTCTAGGCGAGGCAATGAAATCGAGCTAACCGGAGCCACTCGAGATTTAGAACAAATCAATTTTACGTGAATCTTGTCATCTTGATCCACCGATCGTAAGTAAAGGCAGGCACCGTACGCCTTTTCGCTGGCATCACAGAAACCATGCATTTGAACGTTAATTGAGTCAGCAATGGTAATGCAACGACCGAAACGTAGATCAGAAATTAATGGAAGCTGCTCCACATAAACAGTCCATGACATGTGCAAGTCGACTGGAACTGATTCGTCCCACGCCACGCCAGTTTTCCATAAGGattgcataattatttttgcatgTAATATGACGGGACCTAGCAAGCCCAAAGGATCGAACAGTTTGGCTATCTGAGATAAAATGGAGCGTTTAGTGACTGTTTTTAGCTTACAGACATTTACGCTATAGAATATGCTGTCCTCTCTGGCGTTCCAATGAATGCCTAGAGTTTTGATAGACGTGCCTGGGTCAAGTGACATATGAGTCGTGACTGGGTGCTCGTCGCACTTATATAAGAGAGAGGGCTCATTTGAAGCCCACTTTCGTAAGTTGAAGCCaccttttttcaaaatttcgtgtAGCTCATCGCGTAACACTGCGGCTTCCGGAATAGTGTTTGTGCCAGTAAGAAGGTCGTCAACGTAGAAATCGCGCTTTAGGGCTACGGCAGCGTGAGGATAAGCGTGACCCTCGTCGCTAGCGAGCTGCTGCAGAGAACGAATGGCAAGATGAGAAGCGCATGCTGTGCCGTAAGTGACGGTATTGAGTATGTACGTAGAAATAGGTTTAGAAGGATTGCCTCGAAATAATATCTTTTGATATTTGGTATCGTCAGGATGTACCCGAATTTGACGGTACATTTTCTCTATATCTGCAGTAAGAACAATAGTATGAGACCGATATCGAATaagcaaaataaataagtcGTCTTGCAGCTTAGGGCCGACCATGAGAGCGTCATTTAGGGATATTCCGCTAGAAGTTTTAGCAGAACCGTCAAAGACGACCCGAGTTTTGGTAGTCAGGCTGTCTTTTTTAACTACAGCGTGGTGAGGAAGATAAAAGTCCGAGTCCTCAACATTTGACTCAGTTGCAAGCGACATGTGACCCAAATCTAGATATTCTTGCAAAAAGGCAGTGTACTTATTTCCAATTTCTTTATCTTGCACGAAACATTTCTCAAGTGATTGAAAACGCCGCAAGGCTGAAGGGTATGAAGCACCAAGTTTGTTTACATTATTGTTAAATGGCAGCCGAACCGTGTATCGACCGGTAGTATCTCTGGTAGTATTGCGAAGAAAATGCTCCTCACACAACTGCTCTTCAGGGGACAGAATTTTTGCCGCGGGAAGCTCTTCTATTTCCCAAAATCGGGTGAGATTAGTATCATTAACTTGGTTGTTGAAAATAAGATGGCATGATAAATTTGGTTTCTTAAACGAAGAATTTAAACCACCAGCGACCACCCACCCAAGCTGAGTTTTTTGCAAAATGGCCTTCGggtgatttttcaatttaatttgtcCGACACTCAAAAGCTTGTAAAAAAGATTGACTCCTATAAGTGCATCTACTGAGGAAGGTTTACAAAACTCTGGATCAGCTAAAACGATATTTTCCGGTATTTCTAGCGCAGCGAGATCAATAGGAGCCGACGGCATTGCTTTGCTAATTTGCGGAATCATCaaaaactcaatatttttagaaaatttattgaatcgCGATTTTATGATAGCGCGAGTGGCGTGCTTGATATTTGTACTTAGATCGTCGACACCACTGACCGATATGTTAACTTCAGTTCGGTCAAGCTTTAGAAAGTTAGCTGTAGCGTCAGTAATAAAATGAGCCTGGGAACCGGCATCCAAAAAAACTCTGCATGCCTTTGAAATTCCTTGTGGATTCACGATATCCACTATGGCGGTGGCCAGTAGGGCCTCGGAGGATACAAGCGCGTGCAAGTTGACGCGAGAAGCCTGCGCCTGCGCACTTGATTCACTCTGACTGgctgtattaattttattgatgctattgtgattattatgattgttatGGTTAccattgttataattattattgttatagttATTTCCGCTATTTTTTTGAGAGGAAGCGTTGAGCTTTTCAAAATGCAGAAGCGTATTATGACGCTGGCCACAGATGCGACATTTGCTAGCAGTACATTGAGACGATTGGTGCGTATTACGCAAACAATTAGTGCACCAACCGTTCCTTTTGGCAGTTTCATTACTGGCGAATGGAGTTAAAACGGTAAATTTGGCGCAGGAATTAATGTAATGATTATCGTCTAAACAGTGAAGACAACGGCCAGGAGATACCTCTAACGCGAAAGCTTGTTTTGGCTGTGACGGAGCTCGAGAGTTAGATTTTTTGCTGTCTGGCTTCCAACTATACGCCTGAGCACGCGTGGCTTCGAATTGAGCACGCCGTGctaaaaaagcaataaattgaTCGATGGTGGGATTAGGATAGCTATTGTTATGTTCCTCCCATCGATCACGAAGCGaatttggtaatttattaCGAAGAATAACCACCAGAATGGAGTTCCACCCATCAATAGGCTCTCCTAAAGTTTTGAGAGcacgcaaatttttttgtattgcttgaatatatttttcccgCATTAGTTTTCTATTATCATAACGATCTTTTAGTAAATTCCAAGCCAGCTCATAATTTTGAGCTGAGGCTTCAATGGAAGAGATTACACTAGCCGCTTCTCCTACCAAACAGCTTTTTAAATGATACAATTTACGAATCGGGGGAATATTTCTATCTCCATGGATAAaggattcaaataaatcatgAAAACCTATCCATTCGTCGAAGGCCCCACCGAATTTAGGCAGTTCCACAGAAGGCAAACCGGAGTAGTTGGGGTTATAATAACTTGGTGTGGCGATGACGGAGTGGTCTGAATGCGGAGCAGATGATTCGCGTGTTTGAttgtgatgtgaaatttgCTCAGTAGCGGGCAGAGGAAAGGATTCACGCGCTTGATTTTGATGTGCGATTTGTTCATGAATGCCCGGAGAAGCTAATTCACGCGTCTGAGATTGTGTTGAACTTTGTTCTTGATCACCCGGCGATCCAGGATTGATATTTGCTggcaattgatttaaattagcaGATATAATTGGTGGATTAAGAATAGAAATTTCCGGAATGGAGGATGCGGTTGGAGCAGAACTTGTAGGTCCTGGAAACAAATGCTTATGCGCGATCTTGTATGCTTCGAAATAGGCTTCCTCGAATTGAACTTTATGCTGATAAACTTCAGCCAGTTTTTCTTCGTCCTCTCCTCCttctaataattctaattCATTTTGGTATTTTAGAAAGATTTCGCTGGTTTTCTCTAATTCAGAGAACCTTTTATTTAAGACTGGAAAGTCTTCCTCCGGATTAAACcgttttaagaaattttcgaACATAGTTAACGAACGCTTTGCTGCACCTCGCTTACATTTTAAAGCCTTAATTTGTGCTTCAGCCATGTTTGATcagtaataaatacaaataaatgataaaaaagatCGAAAGCAGAGCACAAATGTAAATTCTCGCGATTGCAGGAAGTAAAATACGAATGGTGTGGAAAATACACTAATGGTAGGAAATATTGGTGATTCAACTGACTTACTTGTCGATAGTTGAGAAGTTGATTTATGACAATGCGTCACAATGGCGTTGAAAATCCGATGATGATTGTAGAAGCTGATGATTATGGACCTCAGGCCGGTTGCTCACTGTCCCTTGGATGAGGTTGACTCTGCCGTAAATCTGCTGATGATGAAATCTCGATTACAAGGTCTGATGCTCGAGATAAAAtatgcaaaataatttattgcataTAAAACTTTCACTTTTGAGATGAGTAACTGCTTGATGAAGTTATGATCACAAACTTGATGAGTATGGTTAACACTTAAACTCTCACCATGAAAAAACGCACTTACATAAAAGTCGGAAACGACTGTGCaattacagtaaaataaattattttttattttcacgttaTCCGGCTCGAAGGAGCAATGTTTTGTACCGCGATTAGTTTACTGCAGTAATGGCAGTAATTTGATAATGGTTGATGCGATGATTTAtagtaaatacaaaaaaaataaatgcgaGTCTGGCTCGAGTAATGAAAACCAAAAAAGTACAATGATCTTAGGTACTTTATTTAACTGAGCTTGCTGCTCTTTACAAGTCTGGTGAGTTactgatacaaaaaattatatttaaaaataattgaagttttttGGAGGCGGATTTATTTTAGTGGCGAAAAGTGACCAAGGAAAAATGCGAGGAAATCATTGGGCAGCTAAGGGCAAGAAGGTGGAAAGAGGGATAATGTGTCTTGCCATTGGTACTTGGCTAGGTTTGTAGGTGGGCATCTAACTGGGACCGATGGAGTTTAGGTAGGGAGGTCAGAGTTGAGCCATGCGGGTACTTGAGGACAAGGAAGTTATGATTTATGAGGGGCTTAAGGGATTAGAGCCATAATATTTTGACCGTAGAGAGAACTTTGGAAAGGAAACAGGATTGCAAttatacaagaaaaaattagcTGTACAACAGCCATTTTTATGGAGCAGATGCTTTTAacaatactttaaaaatagtaacatTGGGATGTTAAGGTCTGGGAAGCAGGACTAAGTGCTTGGAAATTCCCAAGTGTGCCctagtaatataaaaaatcggcttaaaatgtatttacaatCGTTTCCTTAAGATAAGAAATTTCAGTGACAAAAAATGgaagttttgtaaaatataacttagtaagattaaaaatatttcccagagtaataaattataattttttcttaaatataataaattttgtttgcatgagtaaagttaaaaatatgtaaatggatcaatataaaaataaggttttgaaataaattatacaaaatcgTGGAAAACATCTAATGATTATCGAATGCGATTTCTTCTTACTTCGTTgtcattttaattaagaaaaaaaaaggcttttcatttttggatttttaacttaaactGCAAACAtaatgggaaaaaaattttttaaacttctgaCTCTCAATCAGCTTTCGGGGAAAGGGGGGGCCCTACAGATTCTAGAACAtcattcttatattttttactaccacCCGCTCACAAGTTATTGAGAAACTGGATTTTgtactttcaatttaatattattgaatttttattatggtTAATAGTGTGTTGATATTGTTcataaattagttttattgttattgattagttatgaatagaaaaatatttaaaactctttaattttattacaaatttttataaaattttcgattccCCATACAAAGTCGtcgttaatggaaaaaatgccGTAGATCAGCCGATGTTTGACTGCTGTCACTTGGCCAAGCATTAGCAATTAGTAATGGCCCAAGCATGGTTAATTACCAGCAgccgtttaatattttaaacgacGCTGCCGATGGCTGGCCAATGAATGGCTATTTATGACTGGCCGATTATCGTTTCGCAACGTTCGGATACTGTTAGTGAATCAGTGGTCCATGActttgtcaaataaaaaaatctactaatcaattattaattatacaaataacttattattatagttttctttaattaataattattttttttttggatttaaactaatttttaatcaataatatattttaattttccgattaaagttatttacaactaacaattaaaatattttttagttcgttattatttgcaa encodes:
- the LOC103569164 gene encoding uncharacterized protein C10orf62 homolog, with the protein product MKKSFSTGLVILLLISRADWTVGRGHGSHGSHGSHGSFHGFGRSHSVSSHASSSGHSGSSGHSESSGHSSYSGYHPRYYGSRGHRSSNSSAISIVSYKPSYLIATSLACILWTL
- the LOC103569158 gene encoding uncharacterized protein LOC103569158, with translation MAEAQIKALKCKRGAAKRSLTMFENFLKRFNPEEDFPVLNKRFSELEKTSEIFLKYQNELELLEGGEDEEKLAEVYQHKVQFEEAYFEAYKIAHKHLFPGPTSSAPTASSIPEISILNPPIISANLNQLPANINPGSPGDQEQSSTQSQTRELASPGIHEQIAHQNQARESFPLPATEQISHHNQTRESSAPHSDHSVIATPSYYNPNYSGLPSVELPKFGGAFDEWIGFHDLFESFIHGDRNIPPIRKLYHLKSCLVGEAASVISSIEASAQNYELAWNLLKDRYDNRKLMREKYIQAIQKNLRALKTLGEPIDGWNSILVVILRNKLPNSLRDRWEEHNNSYPNPTIDQFIAFLARRAQFEATRAQAYSWKPDSKKSNSRAPSQPKQAFALEVSPGRCLHCLDDNHYINSCAKFTVLTPFASNETAKRNGWCTNCLRNTHQSSQCTASKCRICGQRHNTLLHFEKLNASSQKNSGNNYNNNNYNNGNHNNHNNHNSINKINTASQSESSAQAQASRVNLHALVSSEALLATAIVDIVNPQGISKACRVFLDAGSQAHFITDATANFLKLDRTEVNISVSGVDDLSTNIKHATRAIIKSRFNKFSKNIEFLMIPQISKAMPSAPIDLAALEIPENIVLADPEFCKPSSVDALIGVNLFYKLLSVGQIKLKNHPKAILQKTQLGWVVAGGLNSSFKKPNLSCHLIFNNQVNDTNLTRFWEIEELPAAKILSPEEQLCEEHFLRNTTRDTTGRYTVRLPFNNNVNKLGASYPSALRRFQSLEKCFVQDKEIGNKYTAFLQEYLDLGHMSLATESNVEDSDFYLPHHAVVKKDSLTTKTRVVFDGSAKTSSGISLNDALMVGPKLQDDLFILLIRYRSHTIVLTADIEKMYRQIRVHPDDTKYQKILFRGNPSKPISTYILNTVTYGTACASHLAIRSLQQLASDEGHAYPHAAVALKRDFYVDDLLTGTNTIPEAAVLRDELHEILKKGGFNLRKWASNEPSLLYKCDEHPVTTHMSLDPGTSIKTLGIHWNAREDSIFYSVNVCKLKTVTKRSILSQIAKLFDPLGLLGPVILHAKIIMQSLWKTGVAWDESVPVDLHMSWTVYVEQLPLISDLRFGRCITIADSINVQMHGFCDASEKAYGACLYLRSVDQDDKIHVKLICSKSRVAPVSSISLPRLELCGALLLARLFHTVQQALLINIDEIFLWSDSTIALHWLNTPPHRLKTFVSNRVAEIQRLTSACHWRHVASLDNPADLVSRGQLPSEFVQGEIWQRGPSWLWKEQVLWPKTILAHIDLPDLKPDISINTCMKLELRGHNLIERYKSFEKTTRLVAHLLRFINNLRCKEPQRIRDHLTPVEMKAARDTIVKMIQIASFATEINCLKKGIPIRDGSKLIPLNPFLDSNGILRVGGRLALSELPEGQRHPMVLPSDHHITRTIIREEHVHLNHAGTQTTLYSLRQVYWPLNSRNITRKIIYKCLKCFRAKPKLADHIIGDLPSYRVSQSRPFLHVGVDYCGPLYMKERRHRNRQKLKVYVAVYVCMSTKAVHLELVTDLTTDAFIASLKRLFARRGKSTDIYSDNGTNFVGASRELNELYALLHSSEHKTAMQHFMHQQKINWHFIPPPSRAPHFGGLWEAAVKSFKKHFIRTVGDTLLTYDQLETYLIEIEAILNSRPISPLSSDPNDLLPLTPGHFLISSPLTTFPQVDFTDTQSNRLSAWQHAQQMKQHFWKRWYKEYLHQLIMRPSHCQKSSNLEVGTLVLISEDNLPPLQWPVDRIIAVHPGRDGVVRAATIKTAKGEYERCTKKLCPLPFEDDSTAHQD